The segment GATTCGTGACTTTCTCGACCCGTTTTTGGCGCCGCCCGAGGCGGGTCTGAAGAAGCCGAAGAAGCCCAAGCTGGAGGGCGATCTCGACATGCTGGAGCTCGCCGCCGCGCTGGAGCGGGTGCCCGCGGCCCGACGCGCCGAGCTCGGCGCGTGGATCGTTGAGCGCACTTGGACCGAGCGCGATCCCCGCCTCTGGGCCGCCCTCGGGCGCGTGGATGCCCGCGTCCCTGCCTACGCGAGCCTCCACCACGTGATCTCGATTCCTGCGGCGGAGCGCTTCCTCGACCATCTCCTTCGAGAAAAGTGGGAGTCCGTTGCGACGGCGGCGCGCGCGGCGCTGGACTTGGGTCGCTTCACCGGCGATCGCGCGCGCGACCTCGCGCCGCGCGTCCGACTCGAGGCCGCGAAGCGCCTCGAAGCGCTGCCGGACAAGGCCGAATGGGGCCGCGCGCTCCGCGAAGTCGTGCTCCCCACCGACGACGACCGGCGCGCGATGTTGGGCGAGGACCTGCCCGTCGGCCTCGTGTTGACGTCCTGACCGAGCCGCGCTTCCCGAAGCCCATCGCTAAGAGCGAACCTACGTTCGCGCACAAACACCGCTTCGCAAGGCCGCAGGTTCAAAGCTTCTCCGAAAAGAAAAGAACGAGTAGTTTAGGCGCGCTGTCTTGTGCCCCGCACCACGTCGCGTGCCGTTCCCAGAGGGGGGAAGCGCGCGCTGAGGAGGACTCTCCGATGAGCGATGAGAACGCGAAAGAACCGACCGACACCGCAGGCAATCGCCGCGCCTTTCTGAAGGGCGCTGGAATTGCCAGCGTCGCCGCACTGTCCGGCGCTCTGGCCGGTTGCGACGATAAGAAGAAGAAGTCCTCCTCGTCTGAGGAGACGACGAAGACCGCCGAGGTGGACGCCGGCCCGCCGGCGAGCACGAAGATCACCTGGAAGATGCAGACGGCCTGGGACGCCGGCACCGTCGGCTTCGCCGTCTTCGAGAAGTTTGCTCGAAGCATCTCCGACCTCACCGGTGGCAAGCTCGAGATCGATCCGCAACCGAACAACGCGGTGACGAAGACGCCGGAGATGTTCGCGGCCGTTAAGAACGGCGACCTCGACGCGATGAACGCGTTCCCGATCTATTGGACCAAAGACCAGCCCGTGGGAGCGTTCCTCTCGAGCTATCCGCTCGGGCTAGACCGCCCCGACCAGTGGGAGACTTGGTACTACGAACTCGGCGGCCTCGACATCGCTCGCAAGGCGTACGAATCCAACAACATGTACTTCGTCGGACCGGTTCAGCACGACCTGAACCTGATCCACTCGAAGGTCCCCATCAAGTCCTTCGAGGACTTCAAGAAGAAGAAGATTCGCTTCCCCGGCGGCATGATCGGAGACATCTTCAAGGCCGCCGGCGTTGAAGTTCAGAACTTCCCTGGTGGCAAAGTGCTGGGCGCGCTGAAGGAAGGCCAGATCGAAGGCGCCGACTTCACCGGTCCGGCCGTCAACTTCAACCTCGGCTTCTGGGAAGCAGCCAAGTACATCATCATGGGGCCGACCTCGACCCCCTGCATCCATCAGCCCTGCGACTTGATGGAGATCACCGTCAACCTGAAGAAGTGGAAGGAGCTCTCGCCCACCCTTCAGCAGGTCTTCACGGCGGCGGTGCGCAAGTACTCGTGGGACCACTACGCGTACATCCAACGGGAGAACGTGAAGGCGTGGGGCAAGTTCCGCGAGAAGGGCGTCGAGATCATCCGTCTTACGGAGGTCGACGTAAGCAAGTTCCGCAAGATCGCCGTTCCCCTCTGGTTCGAGTGGGCCAAGAAGGATCCGCTCGCCACGCAGGCGTTCAAGTCGCAACTCGAGTTCATGCGCTCCGACAACATCGCGTACGTCAACGACGCGATGCTCGTCGACGCGAAGGGCCAGAAGCTCTCGATCTGAAGACCCCGAGACTGAGCCGGAAGAGGGCCGACCACGCGTC is part of the Myxococcales bacterium genome and harbors:
- the dctP gene encoding TRAP transporter substrate-binding protein DctP: MQTAWDAGTVGFAVFEKFARSISDLTGGKLEIDPQPNNAVTKTPEMFAAVKNGDLDAMNAFPIYWTKDQPVGAFLSSYPLGLDRPDQWETWYYELGGLDIARKAYESNNMYFVGPVQHDLNLIHSKVPIKSFEDFKKKKIRFPGGMIGDIFKAAGVEVQNFPGGKVLGALKEGQIEGADFTGPAVNFNLGFWEAAKYIIMGPTSTPCIHQPCDLMEITVNLKKWKELSPTLQQVFTAAVRKYSWDHYAYIQRENVKAWGKFREKGVEIIRLTEVDVSKFRKIAVPLWFEWAKKDPLATQAFKSQLEFMRSDNIAYVNDAMLVDAKGQKLSI